The following are encoded together in the Salvelinus sp. IW2-2015 unplaced genomic scaffold, ASM291031v2 Un_scaffold463, whole genome shotgun sequence genome:
- the LOC112068355 gene encoding endothelin receptor type B, whose amino-acid sequence MEIVALVLSLLLTNGMVLISAATNDQNPQAAPTIELFATASSDAVELTEDHKSNGSVTLFKTAGRNTRPHPMCLVSTGIRDTFKYISTVVSVLVFIVGLVGNSTLLRIIYENKCMRSGPNILIANLALGDLLHIVIDIPVNAYRLMAQDWPFGLALCKLIPFIQKTSVGITVLSLCALSIDRYQAVASWNRIKGIGVSTWTVVEITLIWVISTFLAVPEVVGFDMITMEYKGQHLTVCLLHPIQTNQFMQFYKSAKDWWLFGFYFCTPLACTAVFYTLMARKMLRKNENTLGNYTVQRREVAKTVFCLVFVFALCWLPLYLSRILKLTIYDEKDSKRCQLLSVFLVLDYIGINMASLNSCINPIALYMVSKRFKTCFKKRLCCWCIHPEVLMLEEVPSILKSKKQDQASKHSNIRANTPTST is encoded by the exons ATGGAAATTGTAGCTCttgttctgtctctgctgcttacCAATGGAATGGTTTTAATCAGTGCGGCGACCAATGATCAGAATCCACAAGCAGCTCCTACTATTGAACTCTTTGCAACTGCCTCTTCGGATGCTGTAGAGCTTACAGAGGACCACAAATCCAATGGTTCTGTTACCTTGTTCAAAACAGCAGGACGAAACACCCGACCCCATCCCATGTGCTTAGTGTCGACTGGAATCAGAGACACTTTCAAATACATCAGTACTGTGGTGTCTGTTCTTGTATTCATCGTTGGACTAGTTGGAAATTCAACACTCTTGAGAATCATATATGAAAACAAATGTATGAGAAGTGGACCTAACATTCTCATTGCCAACCTTGCTTTGGGAGACCTGCTGCATATCGTGATAGATATTCCAGTCAATGCTTACAGG CTCATGGCTCAGGACTGGCCGTTTGGTTTGGCGCTCTGTAAACTAATCCCTTTCATCCAGAAAACCTCTGTTGGAATCACAGTGTTGAGTTTATGTGCCTTGAGCATTGACAG GTATCAAGCTGTTGCATCCTGGAATCGAATCAAAGGCATTGGGGTTTCAACCTGGACAGTAGTGGAAATAACTTTGATATGGGTGATATCAACATTCCTGGCTGTGCCTGAAGTTGTCGGCTTTGATATGATAACGATGGAGTATAAAGGACAGCATCTGACAGTATGTCTGCTTCACCCCATACAGACCAATCAGTTCATGCAG TTTTATAAATCAGCAAAAGACTGGTGGCTCTTCGGTTTCTACTTCTGCACGCCGCTGGCTTGCACGGCTGTCTTCTACACCCTGATGGCCCGGAAAATGTTGAGGAAGAATGAGAATACCCTGGGGAACTACACCGTACAG AGACGAGAAGTGGCCAAGACGGTGTTTTGCTTAGTGTTTGTGTTTGCTCTCTGTTGGTTACCACTGTACCTGAGCAGAATCTTAAAACTCACCATTTATGACGAGAAGGATTCTAAAAGGTGTCAGCTACTGAG TGTTTTTCTTGTCCTGGACtatattggcattaatatggCATCGCTGAACTCCTGCATCAACCCCATCGCTCTGTACATGGTCAGCAAACGATTCAAAACATGTTTCAAG AAACGCCTTTGTTGCTGGTGCATACATCCTGAAGTATTGATGCTTGAAGAGGTGCCGTCTATCTTGAAGTCAAAGAAGCAGGACCAGGCCTCTAAGCACAGCAACATTAGAGCTAATACGCCCACCTCCACTTGA